A window of Nitratireductor kimnyeongensis genomic DNA:
ATTTCGTCGGTTCCATCAATATGTTCGAGGGGCAGGTGACCGCTTCCGACAACGAGATGGCCAACATTGCCGACGCGTCCGGGTTCGAGCTTTCGGTGCTCAATGGCGCGGGCGCGGAGAAGGGGGCGAATGTTTGGTTCGCCGTGCGCCCCGAGAAGATCGATATTTCCCGCAACCGGCCGGAAGGTGCGGTCAACGCGGTTGAGGGAGAGGTCTGGGATATCGCCTATCTGGGGGACATGACCATCCACCATGTGAAGCTGGATGACGGCCGTATCGTGAAGGCCAGCAGCATCAACCGCCGCCGAGCGGCGGACGATGTGCTGACATGGCATGACCGGGCCTGGATCTCTTTTCCGGCGGATGCCGGCGTCGTTCTGACGCGGTAGCTGACGATGGCGCGTTTCATCTCAGCAATCGCCGCCCGTTTCGTTATCGCGCTGCCCTATCTGTGGCTGCTTGTCTTCTTCCTTGCGCCGTTTCTCATCGTCTTCAAGATTTCCCTTTCGGAACCGGCGCTTTCCATGCCGCCTTATCAACCGGTTTTCGATCTCTTTGCGGGATTTCCGGCGTTTTTTGAGAAACTGGGCGCGCTTTCGTTCAGCAATTATCTGTGGCTGTTCGATGACCCGCTCTATGTGAACGCCTATCTTTCGAGCATCTGGATTGCCGGCATCTCCACGCTGATCACACTGGCTGTGGGCTATCCCATCGCCTATGGCATGGCGCGGGCACCGGCCTCGATCAGGCCCACGCTTCTCATGCTGGTGATCCTGCCTTTCTGGACGAGCTTCCTGATCCGCGTTTATGCATGGATCGGCATCCTGAAGCCGGAGGGGTTGCTCAACCAGTTCCTGTTGTTCCTGGGAGTGATCGACGAGCCGCTCGTCATTCTCAACACAACCACCGCCATCTATATTGGCATCGTCTATTCCTATCTGCCCTTTATGGTTCTGCCGCTCTATTCGACGCTTGAAAAGATGGACGGATCGCTGATCGAGGCAGCGCGCGATCTGGGCTGTCCGCCCATCGCCGCGTTCTGGAAAGTGACGTTTCCCTTGTCGCTGCCCGGAGTGGTGGCCGGCTGCATGCTGGTGTTCATTCCGGCAGTGGGCGAATTCGTCATTCCCGATCTTCTGGGCGGGTCGCAGACCCTGATGATCGGCAAGACACTCTGGACCGAGTTCTTCAACAATCGTGATTGGCCGGTGTCGTCCGCCGTGGCGGTCATCCTGCTCCTGATCCTGATCATACCAATCATGCTTTTCCAGCGCTCGCAGGCGCGCTCACGCGAGGCGGGGAATTAGCCATGGCCGGAAGTTGGGGACGTTTCAACATTGTGTCACTGGTGCTGGGGTTTGCCTTCCTGTACCTGCCGATCCTTCTGCTGGTGATCTATTCCTTCAACGAGTCGCGACTGGTCACGGTATGGGCGGGCTTCTCGACAAAGTGGTATGTGGAGCTCTTCTCCAATCGTGGCCTGATGGATGCGGCCTGGGTGACGGCAAGGGTTGCCTTCCTGTCGGCCACGGTGGCAACCGTGCTCGGCACGATGGCGGCCATTGCGCTGACACGCTATACGCGGTTTCGGGGGCGGCTTCTGTTCTCTGGAATGGTCTTCGCGCCGCTCGTCATGCCGGAAGTCATCACCGGTCTGTCACTTCTGCTTTTGTTCGTGGCGATCAATTTCGACCGTGGATTCTTCACGGTCACCATCGCGCACATCACCTTTTCCATGTGTTTCGTGGCGGTGGTGGTTCAGTCCCGCCTGATGAGCTTCGATCAGTCGCTTGAAGAGGCTGCGCTCGATCTCGGCGCAACGCCGGTGAAGGCGTTTTTCCAGGTCACGCTGCCCGTGATTTTGCCGGCGGTGATTTCAGGCTGGATGCTGGCTTTCACCCTGTCACTCGATGATCTCGTGATTGCAAGCTTCACCTCAGGTCCCGGTGCAACGACGCTTCCCATGAAGATTTACAGCCAGGTGCGGCTCGGCGTGACGCCGGAAATCAATGCGGTCTGCACCATTTTGATCGGGATTGTGGCGCTGGGCGTCATCGCCGCTTCGATCGTTACCAAGCGGCAGGAAGTTCAGCGGCGTCGCGACGAGCAGGCAGCCATAAGAGTCGCAGCCTGAGCCAGACGCAGGCTCGGCTACTCGATCAGAAAGGGTGCGATGAAGGGCGCGTTCCAGGAACCGCCAACGAAGAAGGTTTCGCGCGGGCCCTGATCCGGAAGGTTTTCCTCCGCTGCAGTCTCCCCGCTGGAAGGTGTTTGCGGCGGCAGGATGCTGCCTGAAAGGGCAATGCCCCGGCCTGCAAACGGAACCAGCCCGCCAAGCGTGATCCTTTCTCCAGTGGAAAGACGGGCTTCCGCCGTGTCGATCCACGCAATGCCCCCTGCCAGAGTCGCCTTCAAGTCCGCACCCTCGATGGGGAGTTCGCCATCGGCGATGTCCTGCAAGGGGAAAAAGCTGCCCTTGTCATTATGCTCCCGAAAGGTTTCGAGATTGAGGCCGACAATGCTGCCCTTGCCGAAATTGGCCGAGATGGAACCATCGGATGTTTCCAGGATCTGGTTCAGTGTTTCGCCATGCCCTTTGAGAAACACTGAGAAGGAGCCTTTGGCTCTCGGCATGAAGGCGGTGAAATGGAGCTTCTCTCCCATCAGCCCGCCGTCAATGTTCTCGGCCGCAATGCGAAGTTCGGCATGATCACGGCCCTCGACATTGTCGAGTCGGACACCGAGCTGAAGCATACCTCCGAAAGCGGTGGCGTCGGAAATGTCGAGGCTCACCAGGCCGTCACGAACCTGCGCGGTCGCAGCCACATCGGTCATCGATACCGAACCTGCAGAAGCCTGCGTGGCCGAGAGGCGAAGGTCGAAGTTGAGATCATGCGCCCAGGAAGCCGCAACTGCCTGCGCCGGTGCGTCGGGTTCGGGGGCAAGGGTTTTCAGCAGAGTGCCAAGATCGAGCGCATTGAAGGCAAGCGTTCCGGAGATGGTCGGACGCGGATCGGTAAACGCCACGTCGAAGACGCCGGTTGCATTGCTGTCCCCGAGGCTGAATTCCGCGGTCTCGAATTTTACACGTTTGGCATCGCCGATGATTGTGCTGCGAAGCTTTGCAGGCTTGATCGTGCTGCCGGGCCAGTCCTCGAGCAGTGTCCATTCCAGTACACGCTGAAGGGAGGGGGCCGAGCTTTCCAGAGTGCCGTTGACGAAGGCATTGTCTACGAGATCGGCTTCACCTTTGAAAGACAGCGTCAGCGGCGCGCTCTTCAGTGAGAGCGAAAGAGCGGTCTTGCCGCCCGCGAGCAGAAAGAGCGGCTCGTCGGTCGAGGCATCAAAGGAGAGACTTTCGCCGTGCCAGATGCCTTTGACTGAAAGCGTGGCCGCGCGGTTGAGGGCAGGCCAGTTGAAGGTCCCCGTAAGGCCGCTGAGAAATGGCGGTTTGTTGTCCCCGTTGAGCGCGATAACCCGGCCATCCTCGACTTCGACTGCCGCGAAACTGTCGCTCGGCAATGCACTTTTGTCAGGCGATGCCGGATCCGCTGCAAGCAGCTCGCGGGCCGTATCAACCGATTGTGCGAGCTTGCCCCAATTGGGGATGGTCGGAATGCGCATGACACCGTCCGTCTCATCAAGCCGCAGAACCGGATGCACCAGCCGGATCTTAGTGAACACGACCTTGCCACGCAGGGCTGCGAGTGCGGAAAGGTCAATCTCGACACGCTCGGCTTCCATGACCGGTGCGCCATCGTCGTTCCAGTCGGACAGCACAACATCATTCAGCACTGCGCTGAAGGTAGGCCAGACACGGATTTGGGGGGCGTCGTCCAGGCGAATGCGATATCCGCTCCAGGCGCTGAGCTGCTGGGCCACGCTGTCGCGCACGATCTGCGTGGAAGCCAGGATCGGTAGGCAAACCACCACCAATGCCGCAAGCACGGCGGCGATCAACAGAGCCCAAATGCTTTTCTTCATTGCCGGCGAGGGCATGGAACCTCATCTTCGGCGTTCCGCCCGGCAAACTTGCGGCCAGAGTGAACGCGGTCAACTTGATGGCCGGAAATGCCACGACACAGCTGTGCCGGCAAACCGACTTCACAGCTCCTTACGGGTTTAAACATGACGTATGGCAATTCAAGGACTTGTCGCACCGTGAAGGGGTATTGCACCGCTTTCTGCAACAACCTGGCGGGTTTGATGCCGGAAACGGGAATTGATTCAAATGAAACCATTGCCGATGTGAGGCGGAATTGCATAAGAAGAGCATACGCCTGGAGGGCCGCGAGGAGGAAAGAATGAAGGCAACGGAGCCACTTTGGACCCCATCTCAGGGGCGGAAGACCGACGCGCCGATATCGGCTTTCGCCAGATGCGCAGAGAAGGTCGCTGGCCGTAGCCTACTTGACTATGATGCGCTTCACGCATGGTCGATCGAAGACCGTGAAGCGTTCTGGTCTCTCGTCTGGGACTTTTGCGATGTCATCGGCCACAAGGGCGCTCGCATCCTGGCAAATGGCGAGCAAATGCCGGGGGCTTCATTCTTCCCGGATGCGAGACTGAACTTCGCTGAGAATCTGCTGCGCAGGACCGGCAGCGACGATGCGGTGGTTTTCCGGGGCGAAGACAAGGTAGAGCGAAGGCTCTCCTGGGATGCGCTGCGTGCGCAGGTGTCGCGTCTGCAACAGCTCTTCCGCGATCGGGGCCTGAAGGCCGGCGACCGCGTGGCGGCGATGATGCCGAATATGCCCGAGACGCTCGCTGCAATGCTTGCGGCCACGTCGCTCGGTGCCGTCTGGTCGTCCTGTTCGCCCGATTTCGGCATTCAGGGGGTGCTCGATCGGTTCGGCCAGATCGAGCCGACAATTTTCATTGCGCCGGACGGCTATTGGTACGGCGGCAAATCCTTCGACGTTTCAGACAAGACCGCTGCCGTCCTCGATAAACTGCCGAGCGTGAAGCTGGCGTTGATTGTCGACTATCTCGGGCATGCTCAAGAGTCCGCTGCAAAGATCGGCAAGGCCGAGGCTTACGGTGAGGCGGCGGAGCGCTACGAGGAGGGGCAGCTTGTCTTTGAACGCCTTCCCTTTTCACATCCACTCTACGTCCTGTTTTCCTCCGGTACGACCGGTATTCCGAAATGCATAGTGCATTCGGCGGGCGGCACACTTCTCCAGCATGTGAAGGAGCACCGCCTCCATGCAGGTCTGAAGCCCGGCGACCGCCTGTTCTATTTCACCACCTGCGGCTGGATGATGTGGAATTGGCTGATGAGCGGGCTGGCGTCGGAAGCCACGCTGCTGCTCTATGACGGCTCTCCATTCCATCCTGACGGAAATGTGCTTTTCGATTATGCCGATGCCGAGCGCATGACATATTTCGGAACCTCGGCAAAGTTCATCGATGCGGTGCGCAAGGCCGGTTTGAAGCCCATGGAAAGCCACGACCTTTCTACGGTCGAGACATTATCCTCTACTGGCTCGCCGCTGGCGCCGGAGAATTTCGCCTTCGTTTATGAGGGGATCAAGAAAGACATCCATCTCGCCTCGATCTCAGGCGGGACGGACATTGTCTCCTGCTTTGTGCTCGGGGTGCCTACCTTGCCGGTCTGGGTCGGCGAGATTCAGGCGGCGGGACTCGGCATGGCGGTTGAAGTCTGGGACGATGAAGGGCGTCCTCTTGAAAAGGGTAAGGGCGAACTCGTGTGTACCCGCGCGTTTCCGGCCATGCCGATCGGGTTCTGGAACGATCTGGAAAACGAAAAATATCACACAGCCTATTTCGACCGGTTCGACAATGTCTGGTGTCACGGCGATTTTGCCGAATGGACGGAGCATGGCGGCATTGTCATCCATGGCCGTTCCGACGCGACGCTGAACCCCGGCGGCGTGCGCATCGGCACGGCGGAGATCTACAATCAGGTCGAGCAACTGCCGGAGATCCTCGAGGCGATCTGCATCGGACAGGAGTGGGAAGACGATGTGCGCGTTGTCCTTTTCGTGCGGCTGGCCGAAGGTGTGAGGCTCGACGAGGCGCTGGAAAAGACGATCCGCACCAAGATCAGAACAGGGGCAAGCCCGCGTCACGTGCCGGCGCGCATCGTGGCAGTGGCGGACATCCCGCGCACGAAATCCGGAAAAATAACCGAGCTTGCCGTGCGCGACATCGTTCATGGCCGCGCGGTGAAAAACAGGGAAGCGCTCGCCAACCCCGAGGCACTGGATCTCTATCGCGACATTCCCGAGCTTCGTCAGTGAAACCGGTTCGGCATGGTAAACAAATGATGAAGCTGAAATTTACCGAGACTTTACAAGTGGTACGGTTCGGTAAACTTCTCTGCGAACCGGTAAGGTTCTGTTAAGGGTTTGCGCGCGATAGTGCCGGCTAACTTGACGAGCCGGACACAGGTTCCGACTGTTCATGCAGATGTTCGCCAAGCCTCGTTTTTGACAGCATTCAAGATCCTTCAGGCGCCCTTTACGGGCGCTTTTTTTTGCCCGGATTTTTGGGCGCCCATGCGGTCGCATCAACGAGGCAAACCAGTGTCTCGATAGGGTGTCAGGTGTTGTGATCACGCATGAGCGGGCGCGACAGAAGAACGACCGGCACGATAGCCGTCGCGATGATGAGGAGCGCCGCCACGGCGCCGTCTTCCACCACACCGCGGGACGCGTTTTCATAAACATGCGTCGCGAGCGTGCGGAAGCCGAAGGGGCGCAGGAGAATGGTCGCCGAAAGCTCCTTCACGGTGTCCACAAAGACGAGGATGGCCGCCGTCAGGATGGCAGGTTTCAGAAGTGGCAGGAGAACGGCGAGCGCGCTCTGGTTTGCGGTTTTGCCGAGGCTACGGGCGGCCTGATCCAGATTGGGCGGTAGCTTTTCAAGCCCCGAGCGGACCGCGCTTTCGGCCAGCGCCAGAAAACGGATCGTGCAGGCTATAACAATGGAAGCTGCCGTGCCGGTCAGGAGAAGGCCGGTGGAAAAGCCGCCATAGGTGCGTGCAGCGCTGTCGACCGTGTTGTCGATGGCGGCGAGAGAGAGAAGCAGGCCAAGGCCGAGGATCGTGCCGGGCAGGGCATATCCGATGGAGGCAAGCCGCACGAGCGCCATGGTGTAGGGCGAGCGCGAGAGACGCATGGCATTGAGAAGCAGCAGCGCGATGACGACGGTCGCAATCGCGGTGATGCTGGCCACCGTAACGCTGGTCAGGAACGCCTGCAGAACCTGTGGATCCGCAAACTGGTAGAGCCGTTTCGAGACATAGCGGACGAACACGAAAAGCGGAATGCCGAAGCCTGACAGAATGGGCAGGCCGAGGGCGCCAGTTGCCAAGATGCCTTTGAAACCTCGGAGCGGCAGACGAGGCGGGCGCACGTGCATCTGGGTGCCACGGGCGCTGTGAAAACGTTGCTTGCGGCGCGCCCATTGCTCGGCTGTCAGAAGCAGGAACACGATCACCAGCATCACGGAAGCGATCTGTGCCGCCCCTTCGAGGCTCCCGCGATTGAGCCAGGTGGCGTAGACCGACAGAGTGAGCGTGCGAACGCCGAGATATTCCACCGCGCCGATGTCGTTGAGTGTCTCCATCATCACCAGCGCCAGGCCGGCGACGATGGCCGGGCGGGCGACAGGTAGAAGAATGCGGAAGAAGACGCGTGCCGGCCGCGCGCCCAGCGTGCGCGCCACATCGGCAATGTTTCGTCCCTGCATGAGAAAGACGACGCGGGCCGTGAGATAGACATAGGGGAACGTGACGGACGTGACCACGAGGGCTGCGCCCCAGGTGGAGCGGATGTCGGGAAACCAGTAGTCGCGCGCGCTTTCGAAGCCGAAGACGGCGCGGAGCGCTGTCTGCACGGGGCCGACATAGTGGAAGAATTCGCCAAAGGCATAAGCGGCCAGATAGGTGGGAACCGCGAGCGGCAGCACCAGTGCCCATGAGAGAAGCCGGCGCAGCGGGAACTCATAGCCCACCACCAGCCAGGCGGATCCGACACCGATGAATGCCGTACCCATGGCAACGAGGCCGAGCAGGATAAGCGTGGTGCCAAGCGACTGCGGCAGCACGTAGCGCAGGAGATGCGGCCAGGCTTCCCCCGTGCCGGAAAGCGCGACGAAAAGTATGGTGGCGACAGGAAGCATGACCGCCAGCGCGATTATGAGACTGCCGAGCCGCGCGGCACGGTGGCGCTCTCCCCGAACGCGGGGAAAACGGTGTTCACGAAGAGGTGCTGTCGGCGCTGGCTGGAGGGTCATGACAACTGAGGCGATATGGCGGCGGGTTTACCCGCAAAAGCAAAAAGCCGGGCCCTGCAAAGGACCCGGCTTTTGCGTCTTAAAGATGGATCAGCTGGCCGGGCCGTCATCGAGACCGACACGGTCAACCATTTCGGAGGCCGCCTTGCGGTTTTTTGCGATCTCGGCAAGCGGCAGGCTGTCCGGCTTGATCTGGCCGAAGGACTGCACGGTTTCCGACACCGTGGCACCCGGAAGAACCGGATACTCGTAATTGGTCTCGGCGTAGATCGACTGGGCCTCGGCGCTGCCCAGGAAGCGCATCAGCTCAAGCGCATTGTCACGGTTCGGCGCGTGCTTGGCCATTGCCATCCCCGAAATGTTGACATGGGTGCCGCGATCCTTGGAATTGGGGAACAGGACCTTCATCGAAGCGGCCCAGTCCTTCTGCTCCGGCTCTTTCTCATTGTTGATCATGAGACCAACATAATAGGTGTTGCCGATGCCCAGATCGCACTCACCGGCATAGATGGCCTGTGCCTGCGCCCGGTCGTTGCCGCTCGGCTTGCGTGCGAGATTGGCCTTGAGGCCCTTCATCCACTCTTCGGCCTTCTCCTCACCGTGATGGGCGATCATGGAGGCGAACAGAGCAATGTTGTAATTGTGCTGGCCACTGCGCATGCAGATCTTGCCCTTCCACTTGGGATCGGCGAGCTCTTCATAGGTGATCGTGTCCTGCTCGACGCGCTCCTTGGAGGCATAGACAACGCGGCCGCGCGTGGTGACACCGAACCAGTGGCCTTCCGGGTCGCGGAACTCGGACGGAATTTCGGAATTGACGGTCTCGTCCTCGACGGGCTGCGTGATGCTCTTTTCCTTGGCGTTCATTAGACGACCAATATCGACGGTCAGGATGACATCTGCAGGCGAGTTCGAGCCTTCCGCCGCAATGCGGTCCTCAAGGCCCTTGTCCAGGAACAGGACTTCGGTCGCAATTCCGGTCTTTTCGGTGAAAGCGTCGAGCAGCGGCTTGATGAGGAAAGGTTGGCGATAGGAATAGATGTTCACCGTTCCCTCTGCCTGAGCCGCAGGCAGGGTTGTGGCAAGCGTTCCCGCTGCAACAAGCGCGGCGAGACCGGCGCGGGCAGCGATCAATTTGTTTGTCAGCATTGGTGTCTCCAAACCTGTGGGATTAAAGGTCCCAGGGAATGCGCAGCTGTTGCTCCGCAATGCGGGGACATCTCGCGGAAAAAACACCGTGCGTCAAGAAAAATACAAATAATATCATTAGTTTAGAAGTATTCTAAACTACAAATGTCATCTTTTCTGACGTTGGTTTGAGCGAAGCCTTAGTCGGCGAGAACGCGCGTCGGTGGGAAGGAAACCTCAACCAGCGTTCCTTCGCCCGGAACCGAGTTGATGGCAAAGGCTGCACGATTGGCTTCCACCATGGCTCGGGTCAGTGGCAGGCCAAGACCCGTTCCATCCCCGCGCTTACGCTTCAAGCTGTTGATTTGCTTGAAAGGTTTCAGCGCTTCCTCGACCTCTGCTGGGCTCATGCCGATGCCGGTGTCGCGCACGCGCATGATGACCGAGCCGTCCGCGCTATAGGCCGTCGATATGATCACTTGTCCGCCGGCGGGCGTATAGCGCACCGCATTGGACAGAAGATTGAGCGCGATCTGGCGAACGCTGCGCGGATCGGCGACCACATCCGGCAGATTGGAAGCGAAGCTCGAACGAATGATGACGCGCTCGCGATTGGCCTGCGGCTGCATCATGGCGACGGTTTCGCCCAGGACATCATTCAGGGACACGGCTTCGTAGTGCATCTCCTGCTCACCGGCTTCGATCTTGGAAATGTCGAGCAGATCGTTGACGAGATCGAGCACGTGATTGCCCGAACGGTTGATGTCCTGCAGGTAGTCGCGATAGCGGTCATTGCCGATGGGGCCGAATTTTTCATCGAGCATCAACTCGGAAAAGCCGATAATCGCGTTCAGCGGTGTGCGAACCTCATGGCTGACGCGGGCCAGAAATTCGGTTTTCTGCGAGGAGGCGCGTTCGGCTTCGGCGCGCGCCTGCGTCAATTCCTCGGCCGCGCGCTTCCACTGTGTGACGTCGCGGAGAACGGCGCAGAACCCGCTGCTGTGAGGAAGGCGTCCGATCGTCATGAAGAGCGGAATGAAGCGCCCCTGAGCCTCGCGTCCGATGACCTCAAGGCCATCATTGAGCACGCTGGCGACGCCGTTGTCGGAAAGGCTTTCCAGATGGGCGCGCACCGCTCCCTGGCTTTCAATGGCAAACAATGCGGTAAAGGGTTTGCCGGTCACGTCCTGGGCGTCGAAGCCGAAAAGAGCTTCCGCCGGCCGGTTGGTCGAACGGACATTGCCGTCATTGTCGATGATAACCACACCGTCTGTCGCGGTGTCGACAATCGCGCGCATCTCGGCCAGATGCATCTGGAGCTCGGCGGTCTGCGCCTCCAGTTCGGCGTCGTTCACCGCTTCGGCCTGGGTATCAGCAGCGCCGGTCTCTGCTGTTATGGCAGCGCCGTTCATCTCGTTTTCGATAGGCTGCAGTGCCAGAAGAAGCGCCTTACCATCGCGCCAGGGAACGGATTGCAGATGCGCATGAACGTCGTGCTCGTCCCCTTGGGCGGTGCGGATCGTCAACGCTTGGGTATCGGCGGGAGCTTGCGAAGCCTCGTAGCTTTCCGGAAAAAGCACGTCGAGGCCGCCGCTTTCCTCAAGCGCTTTCAAATCCGCATAGCCGGTCAGATCAAAAAACGCCTTGTTGGCGTAATGGAGCCTGTCTCCCGCATGAATGAGGATCGGCAACGGTAGCCCGGCCAGCAAACCGGGGCTGTTCTCGTCGCTGCCTGCGGGCATGCTGTAAAATGCCGAGGGTACGATTGCCGGTGACGCCGTTGGAGCAGGCACCGGATCGTCGGCCTCCATGGCCGGCAGATCGGTTCGATCATCGGTCGCCGCTGCCTCGGGCTCTTGCTCAGCTGGTGATGCGTCTTCACTGCGCGCACTGTCAGCGGCAGAAGCCGGCTCGTCCGATGCGCTTTCCAACGCCTGTTCACGCACCTGCGAGGATGTATCGTTTGCGATCGTATCGCGCTTCCCCACTTCGTCTTCCGGATGATTCTCCTGGCGCAGACGCGCTCCGATCTCACGGAAGGCGGTTGCTTCCGTCGGAGAGAGACCGCCTTCAGAGGTCAGCGGGGTGCGGTGCTCCGCAAGGCGGATGATCTTGACCTGCTCGGATGGGGGGCCGTCTGTTTCCTGAGAAGGCTGGGGCGTTGCGGGGATTTCGACTTCCGCATCTGAACCGGCTGGATCTGAACCGGCTGGCGGTTGTGTCGGTTCCGTCGCCGGGTCCTCCACATCGTGCGGCTGGGATTCCAGGCGCTCCTCCGGCGCGGCAGGCTCAGTCGCTGTAAATTCCGTCTCATCGCGCGAGGGCAGGGCGCCGCCGGGTGCGAGCACGAGACCGATGCCCTCGGGGTCTGTCACAGCGTCGTTCATACGCGCCAGACCGAATCCGTGAAAGCCTTCGAAAATACGGCCTCGGCCATAAATGGGAAGGGCGGCAAGATCGACGGGAACCTTCAGATCAGTTCCTTCGATAGGCCACATGACCGTGCGACCGGACCACGTGTCACGACGCTCCAACAGCGCCGAAATACGGCCTTCGGGATCAAGTCCGAACGCGTTGGACACTTCGCGGAACCGGCGACCCATAACATCGGCTGCCGCTGGGCCGACGGCCTCGGCGAAAGCATCGGACAACGCGGTAAAGCGGCCCTCCGCGTCGGTACGCCAGGCAAAGCGGACAGTGCCTCTGGGGCGCTCTACCGGAGCCGATGAGGCGCATTCTTCCGTAACATGTGCAGCGGTTCGGGCAGGTGGGGTTTCCTTCATGACCTGCGGGTCGTCTGTCGCGGCTTCCGGGACGTCCACGTCTGAAACACGCTCGGGCGTCTCGGTCAGCGGGGCCTCGACAAGCGTTCGATCCGTCGGTGACGATGCGGTGTCTGCGGCCGCGAGAACCGCCTCCGGGCCCGGATGCTCGTCTTGCTGGAGCGGCGCGTTCTGCTCGTCGACCACCACGAGCAGATGCCAGGCGGGGTCGTCAGTCAGCCTTGCGAAGGCAGCGGGACGGCGGCGCCCCCCACCTTCTACCATGCGCTTGACCAACCGGTCCTTCTCTTCGCGCACTTCTTGGACCAGCGTGCGCAGCGTGTCGCGTTCGATGCCCAGCGCTTCAAAATTGTTGGAAGCCGCTGCAATGGAGCCATTCTCGTCCACAAGGGCGGCAAACTGGTCAGCTGCGTCGAAGCCCTGGACCGCGGCTGTTGCGCGATAGCTGTCCTCGCGCATGCGCGTCGAAGTCGCCTTGGATGCGAGCAATATAGCCGCCTCGCCGCCGGGCAACACAATCGTCGATGCACTCAGATTGACGATCGGAGATCTGACACCGCGTCCAAGTCGGGTGGCGACACCGCGTTCCCCGGAAATTCTCGGAAAGCCCGGCGTGGCGGAAATCTGGCGCCGGGTTGTCATGGACAGGCCGCTCTCGGCGCCAATGGCCTCATCGATGTTGCCATGGCCGATCAGCGCCGCGCCGGGGCCGTTCGCCCAGATCACAGTGTCGAGCGC
This region includes:
- a CDS encoding ABC transporter permease subunit, whose product is MARFISAIAARFVIALPYLWLLVFFLAPFLIVFKISLSEPALSMPPYQPVFDLFAGFPAFFEKLGALSFSNYLWLFDDPLYVNAYLSSIWIAGISTLITLAVGYPIAYGMARAPASIRPTLLMLVILPFWTSFLIRVYAWIGILKPEGLLNQFLLFLGVIDEPLVILNTTTAIYIGIVYSYLPFMVLPLYSTLEKMDGSLIEAARDLGCPPIAAFWKVTFPLSLPGVVAGCMLVFIPAVGEFVIPDLLGGSQTLMIGKTLWTEFFNNRDWPVSSAVAVILLLILIIPIMLFQRSQARSREAGN
- a CDS encoding ABC transporter permease; translated protein: MAGSWGRFNIVSLVLGFAFLYLPILLLVIYSFNESRLVTVWAGFSTKWYVELFSNRGLMDAAWVTARVAFLSATVATVLGTMAAIALTRYTRFRGRLLFSGMVFAPLVMPEVITGLSLLLLFVAINFDRGFFTVTIAHITFSMCFVAVVVQSRLMSFDQSLEEAALDLGATPVKAFFQVTLPVILPAVISGWMLAFTLSLDDLVIASFTSGPGATTLPMKIYSQVRLGVTPEINAVCTILIGIVALGVIAASIVTKRQEVQRRRDEQAAIRVAA
- a CDS encoding AsmA family protein, producing the protein MPSPAMKKSIWALLIAAVLAALVVVCLPILASTQIVRDSVAQQLSAWSGYRIRLDDAPQIRVWPTFSAVLNDVVLSDWNDDGAPVMEAERVEIDLSALAALRGKVVFTKIRLVHPVLRLDETDGVMRIPTIPNWGKLAQSVDTARELLAADPASPDKSALPSDSFAAVEVEDGRVIALNGDNKPPFLSGLTGTFNWPALNRAATLSVKGIWHGESLSFDASTDEPLFLLAGGKTALSLSLKSAPLTLSFKGEADLVDNAFVNGTLESSAPSLQRVLEWTLLEDWPGSTIKPAKLRSTIIGDAKRVKFETAEFSLGDSNATGVFDVAFTDPRPTISGTLAFNALDLGTLLKTLAPEPDAPAQAVAASWAHDLNFDLRLSATQASAGSVSMTDVAATAQVRDGLVSLDISDATAFGGMLQLGVRLDNVEGRDHAELRIAAENIDGGLMGEKLHFTAFMPRAKGSFSVFLKGHGETLNQILETSDGSISANFGKGSIVGLNLETFREHNDKGSFFPLQDIADGELPIEGADLKATLAGGIAWIDTAEARLSTGERITLGGLVPFAGRGIALSGSILPPQTPSSGETAAEENLPDQGPRETFFVGGSWNAPFIAPFLIE
- a CDS encoding acetoacetate--CoA ligase, coding for MKATEPLWTPSQGRKTDAPISAFARCAEKVAGRSLLDYDALHAWSIEDREAFWSLVWDFCDVIGHKGARILANGEQMPGASFFPDARLNFAENLLRRTGSDDAVVFRGEDKVERRLSWDALRAQVSRLQQLFRDRGLKAGDRVAAMMPNMPETLAAMLAATSLGAVWSSCSPDFGIQGVLDRFGQIEPTIFIAPDGYWYGGKSFDVSDKTAAVLDKLPSVKLALIVDYLGHAQESAAKIGKAEAYGEAAERYEEGQLVFERLPFSHPLYVLFSSGTTGIPKCIVHSAGGTLLQHVKEHRLHAGLKPGDRLFYFTTCGWMMWNWLMSGLASEATLLLYDGSPFHPDGNVLFDYADAERMTYFGTSAKFIDAVRKAGLKPMESHDLSTVETLSSTGSPLAPENFAFVYEGIKKDIHLASISGGTDIVSCFVLGVPTLPVWVGEIQAAGLGMAVEVWDDEGRPLEKGKGELVCTRAFPAMPIGFWNDLENEKYHTAYFDRFDNVWCHGDFAEWTEHGGIVIHGRSDATLNPGGVRIGTAEIYNQVEQLPEILEAICIGQEWEDDVRVVLFVRLAEGVRLDEALEKTIRTKIRTGASPRHVPARIVAVADIPRTKSGKITELAVRDIVHGRAVKNREALANPEALDLYRDIPELRQ
- a CDS encoding ABC transporter permease — encoded protein: MTLQPAPTAPLREHRFPRVRGERHRAARLGSLIIALAVMLPVATILFVALSGTGEAWPHLLRYVLPQSLGTTLILLGLVAMGTAFIGVGSAWLVVGYEFPLRRLLSWALVLPLAVPTYLAAYAFGEFFHYVGPVQTALRAVFGFESARDYWFPDIRSTWGAALVVTSVTFPYVYLTARVVFLMQGRNIADVARTLGARPARVFFRILLPVARPAIVAGLALVMMETLNDIGAVEYLGVRTLTLSVYATWLNRGSLEGAAQIASVMLVIVFLLLTAEQWARRKQRFHSARGTQMHVRPPRLPLRGFKGILATGALGLPILSGFGIPLFVFVRYVSKRLYQFADPQVLQAFLTSVTVASITAIATVVIALLLLNAMRLSRSPYTMALVRLASIGYALPGTILGLGLLLSLAAIDNTVDSAARTYGGFSTGLLLTGTAASIVIACTIRFLALAESAVRSGLEKLPPNLDQAARSLGKTANQSALAVLLPLLKPAILTAAILVFVDTVKELSATILLRPFGFRTLATHVYENASRGVVEDGAVAALLIIATAIVPVVLLSRPLMRDHNT
- a CDS encoding Fe(3+) ABC transporter substrate-binding protein produces the protein MLTNKLIAARAGLAALVAAGTLATTLPAAQAEGTVNIYSYRQPFLIKPLLDAFTEKTGIATEVLFLDKGLEDRIAAEGSNSPADVILTVDIGRLMNAKEKSITQPVEDETVNSEIPSEFRDPEGHWFGVTTRGRVVYASKERVEQDTITYEELADPKWKGKICMRSGQHNYNIALFASMIAHHGEEKAEEWMKGLKANLARKPSGNDRAQAQAIYAGECDLGIGNTYYVGLMINNEKEPEQKDWAASMKVLFPNSKDRGTHVNISGMAMAKHAPNRDNALELMRFLGSAEAQSIYAETNYEYPVLPGATVSETVQSFGQIKPDSLPLAEIAKNRKAASEMVDRVGLDDGPAS